A portion of the Thermotoga sp. SG1 genome contains these proteins:
- the hemW gene encoding radical SAM family heme chaperone HemW: protein MRLAVYVHIPFCKRKCVYCDFYSLVSEDFEEYLSLVFEEIELYRDVLEESEIETVYFGGGTPSLVPPSFLEKILEKLEKVSKKFSPHEITIEVNPESVDREKLRSYRKMGIDRISLGVQSCDDEVLKRCGRLYDEKMIKEKAELVLEEFDNVNFDFILGLPGETDETMRKNLHFLEKFTPQHVSLYFLEVDENTTLHSLLKKNLLTLPDSEEVERRHDAFVEFLKSGGFSRYEISNFAKPGKESKHNLFYWRNHDYLGFGPSAGGHFGRFRYTNVSDLPMYTKMVKEKVFPYDYQHENTEEEEALETLFMGLRTKEGVELKRVEKLMFLVKKLQKEYACYVKVKDGKIFLSEKGMDLSKKIFEDLIEWYGEAEK from the coding sequence ATGAGATTGGCGGTGTACGTACACATACCCTTCTGCAAAAGAAAGTGCGTGTACTGTGACTTCTACTCCCTTGTTTCTGAAGATTTTGAAGAGTATCTGTCTCTCGTCTTTGAGGAGATAGAACTCTACAGGGATGTACTGGAAGAAAGTGAGATAGAGACGGTATATTTCGGTGGGGGAACGCCTTCACTTGTTCCCCCTTCTTTTCTGGAGAAGATTTTAGAGAAACTGGAAAAGGTCTCAAAGAAGTTTTCACCACATGAGATAACGATCGAGGTCAATCCAGAGTCCGTTGATCGGGAAAAACTGAGATCTTACAGAAAGATGGGTATAGACAGAATCAGTCTGGGCGTTCAGTCCTGTGACGACGAGGTGCTGAAAAGGTGTGGCCGTCTGTACGATGAGAAAATGATCAAAGAGAAGGCAGAACTCGTTCTGGAGGAATTCGACAACGTCAATTTCGATTTCATACTCGGCCTTCCCGGTGAAACGGACGAAACGATGAGGAAAAACCTTCATTTTCTTGAAAAGTTCACCCCACAACATGTGTCCCTATACTTCCTCGAAGTGGATGAAAACACCACGTTGCATAGCCTTTTAAAGAAGAATCTTTTGACGCTGCCGGATTCCGAGGAAGTGGAAAGAAGGCACGATGCATTCGTTGAATTTTTGAAATCCGGAGGTTTTTCAAGATACGAAATCTCGAACTTTGCCAAACCGGGAAAAGAATCAAAGCACAATCTCTTTTACTGGAGAAATCATGACTATCTGGGCTTTGGCCCTTCCGCAGGTGGTCACTTTGGAAGATTTCGATACACTAACGTTTCTGACCTTCCCATGTACACCAAAATGGTGAAGGAAAAGGTCTTTCCATACGACTATCAGCACGAAAACACAGAAGAAGAGGAAGCTCTGGAGACCCTCTTCATGGGGCTCAGAACGAAAGAAGGGGTGGAACTGAAACGCGTAGAAAAGCTCATGTTTCTGGTGAAGAAGTTACAAAAAGAGTATGCTTGTTATGTGAAGGTGAAAGATGGTAAAATTTTTTTGAGCGAGAAGGGTATGGACCTGTCGAAAAAGATCTTCGAAGATCTGATCGAATGGTACGGGGAGGCTGAAAAATGA
- the malP gene encoding maltodextrin phosphorylase: protein MLKKLPENLEHLEELAYNLWWSWSRPAQRLWRKIDPEGWEEHRNPVKILKEVSDERLEELSKDDDFISLYELTLERFKDYMEKEDTWFNVNYPEWDERIVYMCMEYGLTKALPIYSGGLGILAGDHLKSASDLGLPLIAIGLLYKHGYFTQQIDKDGRQIEIFPDYNPEDLPMKPLKDEKGNQVIVEVPLDSTVVKARVFEVKVGRVSLYLLDPDFEENEEKYRKICNYLYNPEPDVRVSQEILLGIGGMKLLRALNLKPGVIHLNEGHPAFSSLERIKNYMEEGYSFTEALEIVRQTTVFTTHTPVPAGHDRFPFDLVERKLSKFFEGFEKKDLLMDLGKDETGSFNMTYLALRTSSFINGVSKLHAEVSRKMFKSVWQGVPVEEIPIEGITNGVHMGTWINREMRKLYDRYLGRVWRDHTDLEGIWYGIDRIPDEELWQAHLRAKKRFIEYIKESVRRRNERLGIDEDVPNIDENSLIIGFARRFATYKRAVLLLSDLERLKKILNDSERPVYVVYAGKAHPRDDAGKEFLKRIYEVSQMPEFKNRIIVLENYDIGMARLMVSGVDVWLNNPRRPMEASGTSGMKAAANGVLNASVYDGWWVEGYNGRNGWVIGDESVLPETEADDPRDAEALYDLLENEIIPTYYGNREKWVFMMKESIKSVAPRFSTTRMLKEYTEKFYIKGLVNKEWLERRENTEKLGSWKEKILKSWNNVSIERIVLEDTRSVEVTVKLGDLSPDDVLVELLIGRGESMEDLEIWRVIQIRKHRREGNLFVYSYVNGALGHLGSPGWFYAVRVLPYHPKLPTKFLPEIPVVWKKVLG, encoded by the coding sequence GTGCTGAAGAAGCTTCCGGAGAACCTTGAACACCTTGAAGAACTCGCTTACAACCTCTGGTGGAGCTGGTCCAGGCCAGCTCAGAGACTCTGGAGAAAGATCGATCCGGAAGGCTGGGAAGAACACAGAAACCCCGTTAAAATACTGAAAGAAGTCTCTGATGAGAGACTTGAAGAGCTTTCGAAGGATGACGATTTCATATCTCTCTACGAGCTCACCCTCGAAAGATTCAAAGACTACATGGAAAAGGAAGACACCTGGTTCAACGTGAACTACCCCGAATGGGACGAGAGGATCGTTTACATGTGTATGGAGTACGGTTTGACCAAGGCCCTTCCGATCTACTCCGGTGGTCTTGGGATCCTCGCAGGAGACCATCTCAAATCCGCAAGCGATCTTGGGCTTCCTCTCATAGCGATCGGACTTCTCTACAAGCACGGATACTTCACTCAGCAGATCGACAAAGACGGAAGACAAATAGAGATCTTCCCTGATTACAACCCAGAGGACTTACCCATGAAACCCCTGAAGGATGAAAAGGGAAACCAGGTGATCGTGGAGGTTCCTCTCGACAGTACCGTGGTGAAGGCACGCGTATTTGAAGTGAAGGTAGGAAGGGTGAGTCTGTATCTGCTCGATCCAGACTTCGAGGAAAACGAGGAAAAATACAGAAAGATCTGCAACTACCTTTACAACCCGGAACCCGATGTGAGGGTCTCCCAGGAGATACTCCTTGGAATTGGAGGAATGAAACTTCTCAGGGCGCTGAACCTGAAACCAGGAGTCATTCATCTGAACGAAGGACATCCAGCGTTTTCTTCTCTCGAGAGGATAAAGAACTACATGGAAGAAGGATATTCTTTCACAGAGGCTCTCGAGATCGTAAGGCAAACCACGGTGTTCACAACACACACACCCGTTCCCGCGGGACACGACAGATTTCCCTTTGACCTCGTGGAAAGGAAACTTTCGAAGTTCTTCGAAGGCTTCGAAAAGAAAGACCTTCTCATGGATCTTGGAAAAGATGAAACAGGCAGTTTCAACATGACGTACCTTGCTCTGAGAACGTCCTCCTTCATAAACGGCGTCAGCAAGTTGCATGCTGAAGTTTCCAGAAAAATGTTCAAGAGCGTATGGCAGGGCGTTCCAGTGGAAGAAATACCGATCGAAGGGATAACGAACGGCGTTCACATGGGAACCTGGATCAACCGTGAGATGAGAAAACTGTACGACAGGTACCTCGGAAGGGTATGGAGAGATCACACCGACCTTGAAGGTATCTGGTACGGTATCGACAGGATTCCAGACGAAGAACTCTGGCAGGCTCACTTGAGAGCGAAGAAGAGATTCATCGAGTACATAAAAGAATCAGTAAGAAGAAGAAACGAGAGACTGGGAATCGACGAAGATGTGCCGAACATCGATGAAAATTCGCTCATCATAGGCTTTGCAAGAAGGTTTGCCACTTACAAGAGAGCAGTTCTTCTGCTCAGCGACCTGGAAAGACTCAAGAAGATCCTCAACGATTCAGAAAGACCCGTTTATGTAGTCTATGCGGGGAAAGCCCATCCAAGAGACGATGCGGGGAAGGAATTTTTGAAACGTATCTACGAAGTCTCGCAGATGCCTGAGTTCAAAAACAGGATCATCGTTCTGGAAAACTACGACATCGGAATGGCACGGCTCATGGTGTCGGGAGTGGACGTGTGGCTGAACAACCCGAGAAGACCCATGGAAGCAAGTGGAACGAGCGGAATGAAGGCAGCAGCCAACGGTGTTCTGAACGCGAGTGTCTACGATGGATGGTGGGTTGAAGGGTACAACGGTAGAAACGGCTGGGTCATAGGCGATGAAAGTGTTCTTCCGGAAACAGAAGCGGACGATCCCAGGGACGCGGAAGCACTCTACGATCTCCTCGAAAACGAAATCATTCCAACCTACTATGGAAACAGGGAAAAATGGGTCTTCATGATGAAAGAGAGTATAAAGAGTGTTGCACCAAGATTCAGCACCACCAGAATGCTAAAAGAGTACACGGAGAAGTTCTACATAAAAGGACTTGTGAACAAAGAGTGGCTCGAAAGAAGAGAAAACACCGAAAAGTTAGGTTCCTGGAAGGAAAAGATACTCAAAAGCTGGAACAACGTCTCCATAGAACGAATCGTTCTCGAAGACACAAGAAGTGTGGAAGTGACGGTGAAACTAGGAGATCTTTCACCGGATGATGTGTTGGTTGAACTTTTGATTGGAAGAGGAGAAAGCATGGAAGATCTGGAGATCTGGAGGGTGATACAGATAAGAAAACACAGAAGAGAAGGAAATCTGTTTGTCTACAGTTATGTCAACGGCGCCCTCGGCCATCTTGGCTCTCCTGGATGGTTCTACGCGGTGAGGGTATTACCTTATCATCCGAAACTCCCCACCAAATTTCTGCCAGAAATACCTGTGGTGTGGAAGAAGGTTCTCGGATGA
- a CDS encoding SDR family oxidoreductase, translating into MELGIRGKNALVLAGSRGIGKAVADTLRKEGANVVVCSRNEELLKKTGHEYVVCDLKREPDRLFEKVKEVDILVLNMGGPKPGYFDELTDEDFKDAIDSLFLNMVKVVRGYLSGMKRKRWGRIVAITSFSVVSPLENLYTSNSARMALTGFLKTLSFEVAPYNITVNCVAPGWTETERVKELLNENRKRQVESQIPMKRMAKPEEIANVVAFLCSERASYVTGQTIVVDGGLSRFPL; encoded by the coding sequence TTGGAACTGGGCATCAGGGGTAAAAATGCTCTTGTTCTTGCAGGAAGCAGGGGAATAGGAAAGGCAGTTGCAGATACCCTGAGAAAAGAAGGTGCCAATGTTGTGGTCTGTTCAAGAAATGAGGAACTGTTGAAGAAAACAGGACACGAGTACGTGGTCTGTGATCTGAAAAGGGAACCAGACAGGTTATTTGAAAAGGTAAAAGAGGTGGACATCCTCGTTTTGAACATGGGAGGACCAAAACCGGGATACTTCGATGAGTTGACGGATGAAGATTTCAAGGATGCCATCGACAGCTTGTTTTTGAACATGGTGAAGGTTGTGAGGGGATATCTTTCTGGAATGAAAAGAAAACGCTGGGGAAGAATCGTTGCCATCACCTCTTTTTCTGTTGTTTCTCCTCTGGAGAACCTCTACACCTCGAACTCTGCAAGAATGGCCCTCACAGGTTTTCTGAAGACCCTTTCTTTTGAAGTGGCACCCTACAACATCACGGTCAACTGTGTGGCACCCGGCTGGACAGAAACGGAGAGAGTGAAAGAGCTCCTCAATGAGAACAGGAAAAGACAGGTGGAATCACAGATTCCTATGAAGAGAATGGCAAAGCCAGAGGAAATAGCAAATGTAGTGGCGTTTTTGTGTTCTGAAAGGGCTTCCTACGTCACTGGACAAACCATTGTCGTGGATGGGGGTCTTTCGAGATTTCCCCTCTGA
- a CDS encoding HD domain-containing phosphohydrolase translates to MRGVAFFFLILSVFVFSQHLRIALDEDYAPFSFYDENGNFVGISIDFWKLFSEKTGIEVELVPAKWQLAQQMVLEKQVDAIDQIFKTPEREKLLSFSKPVFEMRSCVFFRKDLPVENFSDLSSYVVGALRGEGMVSTLLQKNPDVRFEFFDNYSSLMKALKEREISVFLGDDIVARYYLSKEELLSDFLTLHLETNNLYVAVLKENKSILEVINSGLSLVSEDEKNKIIRRYIPLVVVVPSWLMKVIFYGSVVFSVALGISVAFVYLLRRKVEEQTYQLKLKNEELEAQNEEIEALYQEVSANQEEIERLYSEIRELNERFRYSIKELSKLVFIEDTSKFASELAEIIRDLLEAKNVKVVLDDQTFGEANGETFEISHSKKSHGYVMIEGDLGEDEREVLRAFLNIVSAIHTYRELVRKEKKLHRDIVRTWVRALEYYDYYTKGHSEEVAYYAVEIGKMFNMDGKKLEKLYWAGLLHDIGKIYVPQIILNKTDKLNEREFDVIKIHPAKGYELVKEIDGFEDVALWIRHHHERWDGKGYPDGLKGEEIEFEARILCVSDSYQAMRSDRPYKKGKTVEEAIQELLRNAGRQFDPVIVEKFIEFLRKGGDLGTGHQG, encoded by the coding sequence ATCAGGGGCGTTGCTTTTTTCTTTCTGATTCTATCTGTTTTTGTTTTTTCGCAGCATCTTCGAATAGCCCTCGATGAAGACTACGCTCCTTTCTCCTTTTACGATGAGAACGGAAATTTTGTTGGTATCTCCATTGATTTCTGGAAACTCTTTTCTGAGAAGACGGGGATAGAGGTGGAACTCGTCCCTGCGAAATGGCAACTGGCTCAGCAGATGGTCCTCGAAAAACAGGTAGATGCCATCGATCAGATCTTCAAAACCCCGGAAAGAGAAAAGTTGCTTTCTTTTTCCAAGCCCGTCTTTGAGATGAGATCCTGTGTGTTTTTCAGAAAGGACCTTCCCGTAGAGAACTTTTCCGATCTTTCTTCATACGTTGTCGGTGCCCTCAGGGGAGAAGGCATGGTAAGTACTCTCCTTCAGAAAAATCCAGATGTGCGGTTTGAATTTTTCGATAACTACTCTTCCTTGATGAAAGCTCTCAAAGAAAGAGAGATATCTGTTTTTCTTGGAGACGACATCGTTGCCAGATACTACCTTTCAAAGGAAGAGCTTCTCTCTGATTTTTTAACACTTCACCTCGAGACGAACAACCTCTATGTTGCTGTCTTAAAGGAAAACAAGAGCATTCTGGAAGTTATAAATTCAGGTTTATCTCTTGTATCCGAAGATGAGAAGAACAAGATTATAAGAAGATACATCCCACTTGTTGTGGTAGTTCCATCATGGTTGATGAAGGTAATCTTTTATGGTTCTGTCGTGTTCTCGGTAGCCCTTGGTATTTCCGTTGCTTTCGTTTATCTTCTTAGAAGAAAGGTAGAAGAGCAAACTTACCAACTGAAACTGAAAAACGAAGAATTGGAAGCCCAAAACGAAGAAATAGAGGCTCTCTATCAGGAAGTCTCAGCGAATCAGGAAGAGATAGAAAGACTCTACAGCGAGATCAGAGAACTGAACGAAAGATTTAGGTACTCGATCAAGGAACTTTCGAAACTGGTTTTCATAGAGGATACTTCGAAATTTGCCTCTGAACTTGCGGAGATAATCAGAGACCTCCTTGAGGCAAAGAACGTGAAGGTGGTACTGGACGATCAAACGTTTGGGGAAGCAAATGGAGAAACCTTTGAGATCTCCCATTCAAAGAAAAGTCACGGTTATGTGATGATAGAAGGTGATTTGGGCGAGGACGAAAGAGAGGTTCTTCGAGCCTTTCTGAACATCGTCTCTGCCATTCATACCTACAGAGAACTGGTGAGGAAGGAAAAGAAACTGCACAGAGACATCGTGAGAACGTGGGTGAGGGCACTCGAGTACTACGATTACTACACAAAGGGACACTCTGAAGAAGTGGCGTATTATGCCGTTGAGATCGGAAAGATGTTCAACATGGATGGCAAAAAACTGGAAAAGCTCTACTGGGCTGGACTTCTTCACGATATCGGTAAGATATACGTTCCCCAGATTATTCTTAACAAAACCGATAAGCTCAACGAACGTGAGTTCGATGTGATAAAAATACACCCCGCGAAGGGGTACGAACTGGTCAAGGAAATAGATGGTTTCGAAGACGTGGCACTCTGGATAAGACACCACCACGAAAGATGGGATGGGAAAGGCTATCCCGATGGCCTGAAGGGTGAAGAGATAGAGTTTGAAGCACGTATCCTGTGTGTATCAGATTCCTACCAGGCGATGAGAAGTGACAGACCGTACAAGAAGGGAAAGACCGTTGAAGAGGCAATTCAGGAGCTTCTCAGAAACGCTGGAAGACAGTTTGATCCTGTGATCGTGGAAAAGTTCATCGAGTTTTTGAGGAAGGGGGGAGATCTTGGAACTGGGCATCAGGGGTAA
- a CDS encoding Crp/Fnr family transcriptional regulator, with amino-acid sequence MLLEKLLQHGQILTFKEGETVRYQGDPIDDILVLLEGSLRTEHVSENGKVLEIDVIKPVQIIASGLVFSRKPVYPVNVIAKEDSKVLSIPKERFLELLMKDRNLLLFFLEDVSEHFRIVSEKLFFLTTKTLKEKVVHYLVHHMNSDGEVVLPVSVEELSRIFGCARPALSRVFQDLEKEGFIEKKGRRIKVLRNFLENGKI; translated from the coding sequence GTGTTATTAGAAAAGCTCCTACAACACGGCCAAATACTCACATTCAAAGAAGGTGAAACAGTCAGATATCAGGGGGACCCGATAGACGATATCCTCGTCCTTCTTGAGGGCTCTCTGAGAACAGAACACGTCTCTGAAAATGGAAAGGTTCTTGAGATCGATGTGATAAAGCCCGTTCAGATAATAGCATCCGGCCTTGTTTTTTCCAGAAAACCAGTGTATCCGGTGAACGTGATAGCGAAAGAAGATTCAAAGGTTCTATCGATACCGAAGGAGAGGTTCCTTGAACTTCTCATGAAAGACAGAAATCTCCTTCTTTTCTTCCTTGAAGACGTGTCGGAGCACTTCAGGATCGTCTCTGAAAAACTCTTCTTTCTCACTACAAAGACGCTCAAGGAAAAGGTTGTTCACTACCTCGTTCATCACATGAACAGTGATGGAGAGGTGGTGCTTCCTGTGAGTGTGGAAGAGCTTTCCAGAATCTTTGGATGTGCTAGGCCGGCACTCTCCAGAGTGTTCCAGGATCTTGAAAAAGAGGGTTTCATAGAGAAGAAGGGAAGAAGGATAAAGGTTCTGAGAAATTTCCTGGAGAATGGTAAAATCTGA
- the hcp gene encoding hydroxylamine reductase, with product MQMFCYQCSQTAKGVGCTEYGVCGKSPTLARLQDNLIFAIKGISAYYYHARELGYDDPEIAGFLDEALYSTLTNVNFDAQSFVEYALEAGRMNLKVMKLLKKAHIETYGEPTPVEVETGTKKGKGIIVTGHNLKALEELLKQVEGTNVYVYTHSEMLPAHGYPGLRKYKNLAGNLGKAWYDQKKLFAEYPVAILGTSNCVLIPSDSYRDRMFTTSIARLPGVKHIDGYDYTEVIEKAKSLPDLEEKPGDYKLRTGFSTSVVASLADKIKELVEAGKIKHFLVVGGCDVPFKRNEYYREFVQKLPKETVVITLACGKFRINDLDLGDIEGIPRLIDVGQCNDTIVAIEIAEALAKTFGVPVTELPLTLVLTWMEQKAVAILWTLLALGLKNIYVGPILPAWVNEDILKVLTTEFGLKTISEPEKDIKEILKV from the coding sequence ATGCAGATGTTCTGTTACCAGTGTTCACAGACGGCAAAGGGTGTGGGTTGTACCGAGTACGGAGTCTGTGGAAAAAGCCCAACACTCGCGAGACTCCAGGACAACCTCATATTCGCCATAAAAGGAATCTCTGCCTACTATTACCACGCAAGAGAACTTGGTTACGATGATCCTGAGATCGCTGGCTTTCTTGACGAAGCACTCTACAGTACCCTGACCAACGTGAACTTCGATGCACAGTCTTTCGTGGAGTACGCCCTTGAAGCGGGAAGAATGAACTTGAAGGTGATGAAACTTTTGAAAAAAGCCCACATCGAAACCTATGGTGAGCCAACCCCCGTTGAGGTGGAAACAGGAACCAAAAAGGGAAAGGGAATCATCGTAACAGGCCATAACCTGAAGGCTCTTGAAGAACTCCTGAAACAGGTTGAGGGAACTAACGTCTACGTTTACACTCACTCTGAAATGCTACCGGCACATGGATATCCCGGTTTGAGAAAGTACAAGAACCTCGCTGGAAATCTTGGAAAGGCATGGTACGATCAGAAAAAACTTTTTGCGGAGTACCCGGTCGCCATCCTGGGAACCTCCAACTGTGTGCTGATACCGAGCGATTCCTACAGGGACAGGATGTTCACAACAAGCATAGCAAGACTTCCCGGTGTGAAACACATAGATGGTTATGACTACACCGAAGTGATAGAAAAGGCAAAGAGCCTTCCCGATCTTGAAGAAAAACCAGGTGATTACAAACTGAGAACGGGTTTTTCAACGTCCGTTGTGGCTTCCCTCGCAGATAAAATAAAAGAACTCGTTGAAGCCGGAAAGATCAAACACTTTCTCGTCGTTGGAGGTTGTGACGTTCCGTTCAAAAGGAATGAATACTACAGAGAATTCGTTCAGAAACTTCCAAAAGAGACGGTTGTCATCACCCTTGCCTGTGGAAAGTTCAGAATAAACGACCTGGATCTTGGAGACATAGAAGGAATCCCAAGACTCATCGATGTGGGACAGTGTAACGATACGATCGTGGCCATAGAGATCGCGGAGGCACTCGCGAAGACCTTTGGTGTTCCGGTCACAGAACTTCCTCTCACACTCGTTCTCACCTGGATGGAACAAAAAGCAGTAGCGATCCTGTGGACCCTTCTTGCGCTCGGCTTGAAAAACATCTACGTTGGTCCCATTCTTCCAGCGTGGGTGAACGAAGACATCCTGAAAGTGCTCACCACGGAGTTTGGGTTGAAGACGATTTCAGAACCGGAAAAGGATATAAAGGAAATACTCAAAGTTTAA
- a CDS encoding heterodisulfide reductase subunit A-like protein translates to MGKKGLLLCVCQGTCPSFHKMNIFEVLNTFRREKAVDFVAIHPQLCADDGDAFLKELLKDADVDKLYVAGCDPTMQKKMFKDAFEAVGFDKEKHVGVDIRNMSTEEAVSAIKEALELMK, encoded by the coding sequence ATGGGTAAGAAGGGCCTACTTCTGTGTGTCTGTCAGGGAACCTGTCCCTCATTTCATAAGATGAACATATTCGAAGTGTTGAACACTTTCAGAAGAGAAAAAGCGGTTGATTTTGTGGCGATACATCCACAACTTTGTGCAGACGATGGTGATGCCTTCCTCAAAGAACTCCTCAAAGACGCAGATGTGGATAAACTGTACGTGGCAGGATGCGATCCTACGATGCAAAAGAAGATGTTCAAAGATGCATTTGAGGCTGTGGGTTTTGACAAAGAAAAACACGTGGGTGTTGATATAAGGAACATGTCAACAGAGGAAGCCGTGAGTGCTATAAAGGAAGCCTTGGAACTCATGAAATGA
- a CDS encoding ATP-binding protein, which yields MAKNWYPVIDYDRCTGCLTCANFCPHGVYAVKDGKPLVANPDECVEFCRGCQKICPVGAINYSAEVNVNG from the coding sequence ATGGCGAAGAACTGGTATCCAGTGATCGATTATGATAGGTGTACCGGATGTTTGACCTGCGCGAATTTCTGTCCGCACGGTGTCTACGCGGTTAAAGATGGAAAGCCGCTGGTTGCCAATCCGGATGAGTGTGTGGAGTTCTGCAGGGGTTGTCAGAAGATCTGTCCAGTCGGAGCGATAAATTATTCTGCGGAGGTGAACGTCAATGGGTAA
- a CDS encoding helix-turn-helix transcriptional regulator produces the protein MSVEEIFKALSCKWRVKILREIAKKDLCMCEMEAMDHLDPSTLSRHVSVLKRAGLVDMIREGKRKRLILKDPRVLELIELAEKIVEGRK, from the coding sequence ATGAGTGTTGAGGAGATCTTCAAAGCACTCTCATGCAAATGGAGAGTGAAAATACTTAGGGAGATCGCAAAAAAGGACCTTTGTATGTGCGAGATGGAAGCAATGGACCATCTTGATCCATCAACACTTTCAAGACACGTATCCGTCCTGAAGAGAGCAGGACTGGTGGATATGATTCGTGAGGGAAAGAGAAAAAGACTTATTTTGAAAGATCCGCGCGTTCTTGAACTCATAGAACTTGCGGAAAAAATTGTCGAAGGGAGGAAATAA
- a CDS encoding YjjG family noncanonical pyrimidine nucleotidase, giving the protein MRKAVLFDLDGTILDFEKSEEMALKETFLRHRIPLTEEQVLLYKQINRKWWKMLAEKKVSKEEVVVARFEEFLGKIRSSLDPEIVAREYLEFLSEEAHFLPGAEDFLKELKRNGVRMAAVTNGVRSVQERRSKKLGLERFFEFVLTSEEAGAEKPDPRIFWIALERMGLKREDVLYVGDDPASDLEGARNAGIDFVLFSPSESVPTEFPIARNFKELKKILKLL; this is encoded by the coding sequence TTGAGAAAGGCTGTACTGTTCGATCTGGACGGTACCATACTCGACTTCGAAAAAAGCGAAGAAATGGCATTGAAAGAGACGTTTCTGAGACACAGGATTCCTCTCACTGAGGAACAAGTGCTGTTGTACAAGCAAATAAACAGAAAATGGTGGAAGATGCTCGCAGAAAAGAAGGTATCCAAAGAGGAAGTTGTCGTTGCAAGGTTCGAGGAGTTTTTGGGAAAAATAAGATCTTCTCTGGATCCTGAAATTGTGGCAAGGGAGTACCTTGAATTCCTCTCAGAGGAAGCGCATTTTCTCCCCGGTGCCGAGGATTTCCTGAAAGAGTTGAAAAGAAACGGTGTTAGAATGGCTGCAGTCACGAACGGTGTCCGATCCGTTCAGGAAAGAAGGAGCAAAAAACTCGGTCTTGAGAGGTTCTTCGAGTTCGTCCTTACCTCAGAGGAAGCAGGGGCTGAAAAACCAGATCCACGCATTTTCTGGATTGCTCTCGAGAGGATGGGATTGAAAAGAGAAGACGTTCTTTACGTAGGAGACGATCCAGCAAGTGATCTTGAAGGAGCCAGAAACGCTGGAATCGATTTTGTTCTTTTCTCACCTTCGGAAAGTGTTCCAACAGAATTTCCCATTGCGAGAAATTTTAAAGAACTGAAGAAGATCCTGAAACTTCTGTGA
- a CDS encoding N-acetyltransferase codes for MTIKRASEVSVIDLVNLVNEIFKDYAVPVNWDVYNFNLDVRENSISLEDSFVFFEEEKPVGFVLLCIRKDRGRIDSMGVIKPRRGTGLADMILKHALEHLVWKGVKSVVLEVVSTDQRAVRFYEKNGFKKKRNLHSFVLDRIVEGTGDVRFFETDEKRIHMYSLKAKTDFNRNPNWQRESLTLLLADKRYRMERASWKDGEGYLVWGETPQSSFIVDAFAFRGNLDEFIRECVDHIQKESKKSLVTCTAVPEDDPLSHALEANGFQRMLTQYEMELRLV; via the coding sequence GTGACCATAAAAAGGGCGAGCGAGGTTTCCGTCATTGACCTTGTGAATCTTGTGAACGAGATCTTCAAAGATTACGCGGTTCCTGTGAACTGGGATGTGTACAACTTCAACCTCGATGTGAGGGAGAATTCCATTTCCCTGGAGGATTCCTTCGTGTTCTTCGAGGAAGAAAAGCCGGTGGGATTTGTTCTTCTGTGCATAAGAAAGGATCGGGGAAGGATAGATTCCATGGGAGTGATAAAGCCCAGAAGAGGCACAGGCCTTGCCGATATGATTCTGAAGCACGCTCTGGAACACCTCGTTTGGAAAGGTGTAAAGAGCGTCGTTCTTGAAGTGGTTTCAACGGATCAAAGGGCGGTTAGATTCTACGAGAAAAACGGATTCAAAAAGAAGAGAAATCTTCATAGCTTCGTTTTGGACAGAATCGTCGAAGGAACAGGCGATGTGAGATTCTTCGAAACGGACGAAAAAAGAATCCACATGTACTCTCTGAAAGCGAAGACAGACTTCAACAGGAATCCAAACTGGCAGAGAGAGAGTTTAACGCTTCTTCTTGCAGACAAACGGTACAGAATGGAAAGGGCAAGCTGGAAGGACGGGGAAGGATACCTGGTCTGGGGGGAAACTCCACAAAGTTCTTTCATCGTCGATGCCTTCGCCTTTCGTGGAAACTTGGATGAGTTCATCAGAGAATGTGTCGATCATATCCAGAAAGAAAGCAAAAAGAGTCTGGTGACCTGCACGGCCGTTCCTGAGGACGATCCACTTTCCCATGCTCTTGAGGCGAACGGCTTTCAGAGGATGCTCACACAGTACGAGATGGAGTTGAGACTGGTTTGA